The Candidatus Saganbacteria bacterium genome includes a region encoding these proteins:
- a CDS encoding NTP transferase domain-containing protein encodes MKNITAVILAAGKGTRMKSDMPKVLHKLCGKPLLSYVLGSVKKLGIAAPYVIVGYQAGKVKALYKGRSLRFVLQKKQLGTGHALMQTKPFFAGKNVTILVLNGDMPLINADVLTKLIRHHRKKNASATVLTALIDDPSGYGRVIRDKRLDIEKIVEQKDAVPGELEVKEINTGTYCFESGEIFSSLDEIRPENSQHEYYLTDIIQILKKHRKKISACCMDDPSLAIGVNTKEHLEAAEKIIKRKRTV; translated from the coding sequence ATGAAAAATATAACGGCGGTGATCCTTGCCGCCGGCAAAGGCACAAGGATGAAGTCCGACATGCCCAAAGTGCTGCACAAGCTTTGCGGAAAACCCCTGTTGAGCTATGTGCTTGGATCAGTCAAAAAACTCGGGATAGCAGCGCCTTACGTAATAGTGGGCTACCAGGCCGGCAAAGTTAAAGCGTTGTACAAAGGCCGCAGCCTCCGTTTTGTCCTGCAGAAAAAGCAGCTGGGCACGGGGCACGCGCTGATGCAGACAAAGCCTTTTTTTGCCGGAAAAAATGTGACGATACTTGTGCTGAACGGGGATATGCCCCTTATCAATGCCGATGTGCTCACAAAGCTGATCAGGCATCACCGTAAAAAAAACGCTTCCGCGACGGTTTTAACCGCCCTGATCGACGATCCATCGGGATACGGGCGAGTGATCAGGGACAAGCGCCTTGACATCGAGAAGATCGTGGAGCAGAAAGACGCGGTCCCCGGGGAGCTTGAGGTGAAAGAAATAAACACCGGGACATACTGTTTTGAAAGCGGGGAAATATTCTCTTCTCTGGACGAGATCAGGCCCGAGAACAGCCAGCACGAATACTACCTCACGGACATAATACAGATACTGAAAAAACACCGTAAAAAAATCTCGGCCTGCTGCATGGATGACCCGTCACTTGCGATAGGCGTGAACACAAAAGAGCACCTTGAAGCCGCGGAAAAGATCATAAAAAGAAAAAGGACCGTTTGA
- a CDS encoding response regulator, translating into MNKILIFSKDPSVCPGIENMLSGSYNVHSVSDLNEALEHMRNKHSDIIVIDGDCEGINGLEAFKTIKSVVPHLKAVMISKKGNINEAVAAAKKGVLELIPKPLSKESLEGSIEKIISRSQYPGRMVIPDDTVPWLEGTSAVVQEMFVKIEEAALSEQDVMLIGTIGASKKMVGRLIHDNSPNRKKKFIELNLTAFEKESSESMFWTAVNELLADHSSDTRSEKEASGTIFLDGFDLLPVHFEQSILEFLKNRSAAKIDKSIKIILGTAGDIAVSMEGKGKLIEDFIKIRIPEIEERKEDIPAMLKAYTDKFCARHDKNIKGFSSDALQLMMDYSWPGNCDELSSVAEAAVLRAKGDYIDISDLPVDSSMILGASLKKAMVKGDWDLSSSKDIFHKRLINTVLKSSGNDTDAASRILDVPKTTILDSVKKLGIRI; encoded by the coding sequence ATGAATAAAATTCTTATCTTTTCAAAAGACCCGTCAGTCTGCCCCGGCATCGAAAATATGCTTAGCGGCAGTTACAACGTGCACAGCGTTTCAGACCTGAACGAAGCTCTCGAGCACATGAGGAACAAGCATTCCGACATCATAGTGATCGACGGCGACTGCGAGGGGATAAACGGCCTTGAAGCCTTTAAGACCATAAAAAGCGTGGTGCCGCACCTGAAGGCAGTGATGATCTCAAAGAAAGGCAATATCAACGAAGCTGTGGCAGCCGCAAAAAAGGGAGTACTCGAACTCATACCCAAACCGCTAAGCAAGGAATCGCTGGAGGGATCGATCGAAAAGATAATTTCAAGGTCGCAGTATCCCGGAAGGATGGTCATTCCTGATGACACGGTCCCATGGCTTGAAGGGACAAGCGCTGTTGTACAGGAGATGTTCGTTAAGATCGAGGAGGCGGCTTTAAGCGAGCAGGATGTGATGCTTATCGGCACTATAGGCGCTTCAAAAAAAATGGTCGGCCGCCTGATCCATGACAATTCCCCTAACAGGAAAAAGAAATTTATTGAACTGAACCTGACGGCTTTTGAAAAGGAGTCTTCAGAATCCATGTTCTGGACGGCCGTGAACGAGCTTCTTGCCGATCATTCATCTGATACAAGGTCCGAGAAAGAGGCCAGCGGCACTATATTCCTGGACGGGTTCGACCTCCTGCCGGTGCATTTTGAGCAGAGCATCCTGGAATTCCTGAAGAACAGGAGCGCTGCCAAGATCGACAAGTCTATCAAGATAATTCTTGGTACGGCCGGCGACATTGCCGTCAGTATGGAAGGCAAGGGAAAGTTGATCGAAGATTTTATAAAGATCCGCATCCCTGAAATAGAGGAAAGAAAAGAAGATATCCCTGCGATGCTCAAAGCATATACCGATAAATTTTGCGCAAGACATGACAAGAACATCAAGGGTTTTTCATCCGACGCGCTTCAACTCATGATGGACTACAGCTGGCCGGGGAACTGCGACGAGCTGAGTTCCGTGGCCGAAGCGGCCGTGCTGAGAGCCAAGGGCGATTACATAGATATTTCCGACCTGCCGGTGGACTCTTCAATGATACTGGGCGCGTCGCTTAAAAAGGCCATGGTCAAAGGGGATTGGGACCTTTCATCCTCAAAAGATATATTCCATAAAAGATTGATAAATACAGTGCTAAAGAGCAGCGGGAACGACACTGATGCCGCCTCAAGGATCCTGGACGTTCCGAAAACTACCATCCTGGACAGCGTCAAAAAGCTCGGGATACGTATCTAG
- the amrA gene encoding AmmeMemoRadiSam system protein A, whose translation MLHPLVVLAKNAIASYVKEKKIIDVPDTLIPEMKGRAGTFVSVHTLNGALRGCIGTFAPTRENIAREIIYNAISAATQDPRFPPIEADELDGLDISVDVLSEAVPVGSIKELDAKKYGVIVKAGNRKGLLLPDLDGVDTPEHQISICRRKGGIGEREPAELFKFTVKRYH comes from the coding sequence ATGTTGCATCCTCTGGTTGTCCTTGCAAAAAATGCGATCGCTTCCTATGTCAAAGAAAAGAAGATCATCGATGTTCCCGACACTTTGATCCCCGAGATGAAAGGCCGTGCGGGGACATTCGTATCGGTGCACACTTTAAACGGAGCTCTGCGCGGCTGCATCGGCACGTTCGCTCCCACACGGGAAAATATTGCAAGGGAGATCATCTACAATGCGATATCGGCGGCGACGCAGGACCCGAGATTCCCTCCGATAGAGGCCGATGAACTTGACGGCCTTGATATCTCGGTCGATGTGCTGAGCGAGGCTGTGCCGGTCGGCAGCATTAAAGAGCTTGATGCAAAAAAATACGGCGTGATCGTGAAAGCGGGCAACAGGAAAGGCCTTTTGCTTCCCGATCTCGACGGCGTGGACACTCCCGAGCATCAGATCTCAATATGCAGGAGAAAAGGCGGTATCGGAGAGAGAGAACCGGCCGAGCTGTTCAAATTTACCGTAAAAAGATATCATTGA
- a CDS encoding LCP family protein, translating to MSDKQLFPEIAARSGLNSSGKAWTKLLIFFTVILVVLSAFLGFTASFILSRISVFEMLFTLSPSNVQFPEMNILLLGIDATEGVNRSDTIMVMHIDPESKTVSIVSIPRDTLVVIPGIRIDKINHAYAFGGPELACATTSSFLNVPINYYIKIKVDGLANIIDRLGGVMVDVDQRMYYVDYAGGLFIDLKPGVQRLNGKQAIGYLRFRHDAKGDFGRIKRQQKFLQEVVTEMAGTKNIVQVYQLLMDMLGCVETNLSTSQILGLASMVRQSYEIGNIAVVSIPGTSTRIDGIYYLQPEMDKVIPIVDQYLRGRRVNEIPKETAAN from the coding sequence ATGTCAGATAAACAACTTTTTCCGGAGATTGCGGCCCGTTCCGGCTTAAATTCTTCGGGAAAAGCTTGGACAAAACTTCTGATATTCTTCACTGTCATCCTTGTAGTTCTTTCCGCTTTTCTGGGGTTTACAGCCTCATTTATCCTCAGCCGGATATCGGTATTCGAGATGCTTTTTACTTTGTCCCCTTCAAATGTACAGTTCCCCGAGATGAACATCCTGCTTCTTGGCATTGATGCCACCGAAGGCGTCAACAGGTCCGACACGATCATGGTCATGCATATCGATCCCGAAAGCAAGACAGTAAGCATCGTATCGATCCCCAGAGATACTCTCGTCGTCATCCCGGGGATCAGGATAGATAAAATAAATCACGCGTACGCCTTCGGAGGCCCCGAACTGGCCTGCGCGACAACATCAAGTTTTCTGAACGTACCCATCAACTACTATATCAAGATAAAAGTAGACGGCCTTGCAAATATAATCGACAGGCTCGGCGGAGTGATGGTCGATGTGGACCAGAGGATGTACTATGTCGATTACGCCGGAGGACTTTTTATAGACCTCAAGCCCGGAGTACAGAGATTGAACGGGAAACAGGCGATAGGCTACCTGCGCTTCCGGCATGACGCAAAAGGTGATTTTGGGCGCATAAAGCGCCAGCAAAAATTCCTTCAGGAAGTTGTAACCGAAATGGCCGGCACAAAGAATATCGTGCAGGTCTACCAGCTGCTGATGGATATGCTGGGGTGCGTCGAGACCAATTTATCCACATCGCAGATCCTGGGACTTGCGTCCATGGTAAGGCAGTCCTACGAGATAGGAAATATCGCGGTGGTCTCTATTCCCGGCACATCCACAAGGATCGATGGGATCTATTACCTGCAGCCTGAAATGGACAAGGTGATCCCTATAGTCGACCAATACCTTAGAGGAAGGAGGGTAAATGAGATCCCGAAAGAGACGGCAGCCAACTAA
- the ppdK gene encoding pyruvate, phosphate dikinase: protein MAAKKKSGSKKFVYFFGGGRADGHEKMKNLLGGKGANLAEMAGHPKLKLPVPPGFTITTDVCTYYYENRKKYPKKLEAQVKTAVEKIEKIMGKKFGDPQNPLLVSVRSGARSSMPGMMETVLNVGLTSKTIPGLIKQTGGNERFVYDAYRRLIMMYSDVVMEKAAGIEPKDDMGIRKQLDHMMGKVKNQNGYKSDTDLTAEDLKKLCESFKKKVKEVLGKEFPDDHMEQLWGGVGAVFSSWNGKRAISYRKIENIPDEWGTAVSVQTMVFGNMGSDCATGVAFTRNPGNGDAHFYGEYLINAQGEDVVAGTRTPAPINTVSQSEHNKDLLTLEKAMPGIYKELFDIQKRLEKHYRDMQDIEFTIEKGTLFMLQCRIGKRNGPAAVKMAVDMVKEKLITKEEAVLRVTPAQLDELLHPIVDPAAEKTNKPVAKGLPAGPGGAAGVIVFSANDAVEWAKKGSKVILVREETNPEDVEGMRAAEAILTARGGMTSHAALVARGWGKCCIVGCSALDIDHQKKTISVSGMTLKEGDWITLNGTKGNVYAGKLPMIDATEESSLLDSFLVLCDGIRRLKVRTNADTPADAKKARQFGAEGIGLFRIEHMFYGEGTEKPLFILRKMILSKTESERKEALKELYPYMKSDIKATLEAMNGLPVTIRLIDPPLHEFVPHEAAKLEELAKALNISMEELEKRASVLRESNPMMGHRGVRLGITYPEITEIEARAIFESAAELIKTGKKAHPEIMVPVVAMVREIDDQIVVIKRIYEEVKAKYKVNIPYTVGTMIEIPRAALVADKIAKSAHFFSFGTNDLTQMSFGFSRDDIGSFLPEYIEKKIINVDPFVTLDQSGVGELVKMGVLKGRSARADLKIGICGEHGGDPASVEFCHNIGLNYVSCSPFRVPIARLAAAQAVLKEKSSRAYKSK from the coding sequence ATGGCTGCTAAAAAAAAGTCCGGGTCCAAAAAGTTCGTTTACTTCTTCGGAGGAGGGCGTGCTGACGGCCATGAAAAGATGAAGAACCTCCTGGGAGGAAAAGGAGCGAACCTCGCCGAAATGGCGGGGCATCCTAAACTTAAACTTCCTGTCCCTCCCGGTTTCACGATAACGACCGATGTCTGCACGTATTATTACGAGAACCGCAAAAAATATCCTAAAAAACTGGAAGCGCAGGTAAAGACCGCGGTCGAAAAGATCGAAAAGATAATGGGAAAGAAATTCGGTGATCCGCAAAATCCGCTGCTCGTATCCGTCCGCTCCGGCGCGAGGAGTTCGATGCCGGGGATGATGGAGACGGTCCTTAACGTCGGGCTTACTTCAAAGACGATACCGGGACTTATCAAACAGACCGGCGGGAACGAAAGGTTCGTTTACGACGCTTACAGAAGGCTGATAATGATGTATAGCGATGTAGTGATGGAAAAGGCGGCGGGCATCGAGCCTAAAGACGATATGGGTATCAGGAAACAGCTGGACCACATGATGGGGAAGGTCAAAAACCAGAACGGCTACAAGAGCGATACCGATTTGACCGCGGAAGACCTGAAAAAGCTCTGCGAATCTTTCAAGAAAAAAGTCAAGGAGGTTCTCGGAAAAGAATTTCCTGACGACCACATGGAACAGCTCTGGGGAGGCGTAGGAGCGGTATTTTCTTCATGGAACGGTAAAAGAGCGATCTCCTACAGGAAGATCGAGAATATCCCCGATGAATGGGGAACGGCCGTCAGTGTCCAGACAATGGTTTTCGGCAACATGGGCAGCGACTGCGCGACAGGCGTCGCATTTACAAGGAACCCCGGCAACGGAGACGCGCACTTCTACGGAGAATATCTTATCAACGCGCAGGGAGAGGATGTAGTCGCGGGGACCAGGACCCCCGCCCCTATCAACACAGTGAGCCAGAGCGAACATAACAAAGATCTTTTAACGCTCGAAAAAGCGATGCCCGGGATCTACAAAGAACTGTTTGATATCCAGAAAAGGCTTGAAAAACATTATAGGGATATGCAGGATATTGAGTTCACCATAGAAAAAGGGACCCTTTTCATGCTGCAATGCCGAATCGGAAAAAGGAACGGCCCCGCGGCAGTGAAGATGGCCGTCGATATGGTAAAAGAAAAACTTATAACAAAGGAAGAGGCTGTTTTAAGGGTGACCCCGGCCCAGCTTGACGAGCTTCTGCATCCTATAGTGGATCCTGCCGCCGAAAAGACGAACAAACCTGTCGCAAAAGGACTGCCCGCGGGCCCCGGCGGCGCGGCAGGAGTGATCGTCTTCAGCGCGAACGATGCCGTCGAATGGGCGAAGAAAGGCAGCAAGGTGATCCTGGTCAGAGAAGAGACCAATCCCGAGGACGTCGAAGGAATGAGAGCGGCAGAAGCGATCCTGACTGCAAGAGGCGGGATGACCTCTCACGCCGCATTGGTAGCAAGAGGCTGGGGAAAATGCTGTATCGTCGGCTGCAGCGCTTTGGATATCGATCATCAGAAAAAAACGATCTCGGTCAGCGGAATGACCCTGAAAGAAGGCGACTGGATCACTCTTAACGGCACCAAGGGAAATGTATATGCCGGCAAACTGCCGATGATAGATGCGACCGAAGAATCCAGTCTTTTGGATTCATTCCTTGTCTTGTGCGACGGGATCAGAAGATTGAAAGTAAGGACCAACGCCGATACTCCTGCTGACGCAAAAAAAGCAAGACAGTTCGGGGCCGAGGGCATCGGGCTTTTCAGGATAGAACATATGTTCTACGGTGAAGGGACCGAAAAGCCGCTTTTCATCCTGAGAAAGATGATCCTTTCAAAGACGGAGAGCGAAAGAAAGGAAGCCCTGAAAGAGCTTTATCCTTACATGAAGTCGGATATCAAGGCGACTCTTGAGGCGATGAACGGCCTGCCCGTGACGATCAGGCTGATCGACCCGCCGCTCCACGAATTCGTCCCGCATGAAGCAGCAAAGCTCGAAGAACTTGCAAAAGCACTGAACATCAGCATGGAAGAGCTTGAAAAACGGGCAAGCGTGCTCAGAGAAAGCAATCCGATGATGGGCCACCGCGGGGTCAGGCTCGGCATCACCTACCCGGAAATAACGGAGATCGAAGCCAGGGCGATATTCGAATCCGCGGCGGAACTTATTAAGACGGGGAAAAAGGCGCATCCGGAAATTATGGTGCCGGTCGTAGCCATGGTAAGAGAGATCGATGACCAGATCGTTGTGATAAAGAGGATCTATGAAGAGGTAAAAGCTAAATACAAAGTGAATATCCCTTATACTGTCGGAACGATGATAGAGATCCCGAGAGCCGCTCTTGTGGCGGATAAGATCGCAAAATCGGCCCATTTCTTCTCTTTCGGGACCAATGACCTTACGCAGATGAGCTTCGGTTTCAGCAGGGACGACATCGGCTCGTTCCTTCCGGAGTATATCGAGAAGAAGATCATAAATGTTGACCCGTTCGTAACTCTCGATCAGAGCGGCGTAGGAGAGCTCGTCAAGATGGGCGTTTTAAAAGGCAGGTCCGCAAGGGCGGACCTGAAGATCGGCATCTGCGGAGAGCACGGCGGAGATCCCGCATCTGTTGAATTCTGCCATAATATCGGGCTTAACTATGTAAGTTGTTCTCCTTTCAGGGTGCCTATCGCGAGACTCGCGGCTGCACAGGCGGTGTTGAAAGAAAAGTCCAGCAGAGCATATAAATCAAAATAG
- the yqeK gene encoding bis(5'-nucleosyl)-tetraphosphatase (symmetrical) YqeK, with amino-acid sequence MAEEKSLKEKLRCLLDAERFDHSLSVSKTAVRLARIHGADIKKATIAGLLHDCAKSLSPGELLKTAKKEKLRLDSFVLQNPKLLHDKVSAVIARKHFGIKDREVLSAIGHHTAGKENMTKLEKIIYLADHIEPGRKQHHVKKIRGAAKKNMEKAIALVAGEMIQYLLKNNLPVYCRTVITRNYYLK; translated from the coding sequence ATGGCTGAAGAAAAATCATTAAAAGAAAAACTGCGCTGTCTTCTGGATGCCGAGCGCTTCGATCACAGCTTGTCAGTTTCAAAAACGGCTGTCCGCCTGGCCAGGATCCACGGCGCGGACATAAAAAAAGCCACGATAGCGGGACTGCTCCATGATTGCGCAAAATCCCTTTCTCCCGGTGAACTGCTGAAAACCGCAAAAAAAGAAAAACTGAGACTGGACAGCTTCGTCCTGCAGAACCCGAAGCTTTTACATGACAAAGTGAGCGCGGTCATCGCCAGAAAGCATTTTGGGATAAAAGACAGGGAGGTCCTTTCCGCGATCGGCCATCACACCGCCGGAAAAGAAAACATGACAAAGCTTGAAAAGATCATTTATCTGGCGGACCATATCGAACCCGGCAGAAAACAACACCATGTAAAAAAAATAAGGGGGGCCGCGAAAAAGAACATGGAAAAAGCGATTGCGCTTGTGGCAGGAGAGATGATACAATATCTTTTGAAAAACAATTTGCCCGTCTATTGCCGGACAGTCATTACAAGGAATTATTACTTAAAATAA
- the amrB gene encoding AmmeMemoRadiSam system protein B, whose translation MGKIVYGMISPHPPILVPQIGGQRIKDAEKTKKALEAASKKLKTLNPDTVIIITPHGEISQTTVHVYSSHIFEGDFGQFGASQVKVSCKGDTELGRRIVKEASATKIFCAEIAESYLDHGIMVPLHYIQSAGFKGRLLPVAISFSSLKELFEFGRIMQSAVKASGENVAIVASADMSHRLKKDSPNGYSEKGAVFDNKLVELVKNNDVNGILNFDPVLAEQAGQDALWSIAILLGALDGLRCRHELLSYEGPYGVGYMVAKYEVDQ comes from the coding sequence ATGGGAAAAATAGTTTACGGGATGATATCCCCGCATCCCCCGATACTCGTCCCCCAGATAGGAGGACAAAGGATAAAGGATGCGGAAAAGACGAAAAAGGCGCTGGAAGCCGCTTCGAAAAAGCTGAAGACGTTAAATCCTGACACCGTGATCATCATCACTCCTCACGGGGAAATATCACAGACCACGGTGCACGTCTATTCAAGCCATATATTTGAAGGCGACTTCGGCCAGTTCGGGGCATCGCAGGTCAAGGTTTCATGCAAGGGCGACACGGAGCTTGGCCGCCGTATCGTTAAAGAAGCGTCCGCGACAAAGATCTTTTGCGCGGAGATAGCAGAATCATATCTTGACCACGGGATAATGGTCCCGCTCCATTATATTCAATCGGCGGGATTCAAGGGGCGCCTGCTGCCCGTGGCGATATCGTTTTCCTCTCTCAAAGAGCTTTTTGAGTTCGGCAGGATAATGCAGTCGGCGGTAAAAGCTTCCGGAGAAAACGTCGCGATCGTCGCTTCCGCCGACATGTCGCACAGACTTAAGAAAGACTCTCCGAACGGTTACAGCGAAAAAGGTGCGGTGTTCGATAATAAACTTGTCGAGCTCGTAAAAAACAACGATGTAAACGGCATACTTAATTTTGACCCTGTCCTTGCGGAACAGGCCGGCCAGGACGCTCTCTGGTCGATCGCCATTTTGCTCGGTGCTCTTGACGGATTGAGGTGCAGGCATGAACTGCTTTCATACGAAGGGCCGTACGGCGTAGGTTATATGGTCGCGAAATATGAGGTAGATCAGTAA
- the rsfS gene encoding ribosome silencing factor, whose translation MRSRKRRQPTKRTDRPKEITSQKLAQLIAKGAVDKKAEDIEIIDVRKSSSVCNYFVICSSSSKAQTGAIAGGIDEVLEKNSVRVPRWQGRPDSNWMILDMISVIAHVMGTEERSRYKLEDLWGKSGIIYHV comes from the coding sequence ATGAGATCCCGAAAGAGACGGCAGCCAACTAAAAGAACGGACAGGCCCAAAGAGATCACCTCTCAAAAGCTCGCGCAACTCATCGCAAAAGGCGCTGTTGACAAAAAAGCTGAGGATATCGAGATAATAGATGTAAGGAAAAGTTCATCCGTCTGCAATTATTTTGTCATCTGCTCCTCTTCTTCAAAAGCCCAGACAGGCGCAATCGCCGGCGGCATAGATGAAGTCCTGGAAAAGAACTCTGTCAGGGTTCCGCGCTGGCAGGGCCGGCCGGATTCGAACTGGATGATACTCGACATGATCAGCGTCATCGCGCATGTCATGGGGACGGAAGAGCGCTCAAGATACAAACTCGAAGACCTCTGGGGCAAAAGCGGGATAATCTACCACGTGTGA
- the glmM gene encoding phosphoglucosamine mutase yields the protein MTLKVSISGVRGTIGGSLTEDVILGFTKAFSSYIGGGTVILGSDGRSSEGFIRDIVINELCRNGIEVIDIGIAPTPTVQVTVRDKKAGGAMIITASHNPLEWNGLKFVRDDGIFLNEEQAKRLIGIYEGLKKGPRVSSGDLAASCFHKDVGALDRHVGLVLKCIDVELIKNKNFKVAIDCCNGAGSVITKKLLNKLGCEIIAINTQPGKDPLRGLEPVPGNLKALCDMVKKFGADIGFAQDPDADRLSIVSDEGKAIGEEYSLVLAVDFILSREKNGKKKTVVTNLSTSRMTEDAAKRYGATLERTKVGEVNVSEKMKQTNASAGGEGNGGIIYPKVGYGRDSITGMGLILNCLAARGKKLSSIIKEIPAYYMIKEKIALDDSGLTKALLEKVREKFKGCKMDMSDGIRIDLPDGWIHVRASNTEPVVRVIAEGKDIESTRRLVDEVKDLV from the coding sequence ATGACACTGAAAGTAAGCATATCCGGAGTCCGCGGGACCATAGGAGGATCATTGACCGAAGACGTGATCCTTGGTTTTACGAAAGCTTTTTCTTCATATATCGGCGGCGGCACGGTGATACTTGGGAGCGACGGAAGAAGTTCCGAGGGTTTTATCAGGGACATCGTGATAAATGAGCTCTGCAGGAACGGGATAGAGGTCATCGATATCGGCATCGCGCCGACACCCACCGTGCAGGTGACTGTCAGGGACAAGAAAGCCGGTGGCGCGATGATAATAACCGCGAGCCACAATCCGCTTGAATGGAACGGCCTCAAATTCGTAAGGGATGACGGGATCTTTTTGAACGAAGAGCAGGCAAAAAGACTTATCGGCATCTATGAAGGCCTGAAAAAAGGCCCGCGTGTAAGCTCCGGAGATCTCGCGGCCAGTTGTTTTCATAAAGATGTCGGCGCTCTTGACCGCCACGTCGGGCTTGTGCTCAAATGCATCGATGTCGAGCTGATCAAGAATAAAAACTTCAAGGTCGCGATCGACTGCTGCAACGGCGCCGGATCGGTCATTACAAAAAAGCTTCTAAATAAACTCGGCTGCGAGATCATCGCGATAAACACGCAGCCGGGTAAAGATCCTTTAAGAGGCCTCGAGCCCGTTCCGGGTAATCTCAAAGCGCTGTGCGACATGGTAAAAAAATTCGGTGCTGATATCGGTTTCGCGCAGGATCCCGACGCGGACCGGCTCTCGATCGTTTCTGACGAAGGAAAAGCCATTGGAGAAGAGTATTCCCTCGTGCTTGCTGTCGATTTCATCCTTTCAAGGGAAAAGAACGGCAAGAAAAAGACCGTCGTGACGAATCTTTCGACAAGCAGGATGACGGAAGATGCCGCAAAAAGATACGGGGCAACGCTCGAAAGGACAAAGGTCGGCGAAGTCAATGTCTCCGAAAAGATGAAGCAGACGAACGCATCTGCCGGTGGTGAAGGCAACGGCGGGATAATATATCCCAAGGTCGGTTACGGCCGCGACAGCATCACGGGGATGGGCCTGATACTGAACTGCCTTGCCGCCAGAGGCAAAAAACTGTCTTCTATTATCAAAGAGATACCGGCGTATTATATGATCAAGGAAAAGATCGCTCTTGACGACAGCGGCCTCACAAAAGCATTGCTTGAAAAGGTCAGGGAAAAATTCAAAGGATGCAAGATGGATATGTCAGACGGAATAAGGATAGACCTGCCGGACGGCTGGATACACGTCAGGGCCTCGAATACCGAGCCGGTCGTGCGCGTGATCGCCGAAGGAAAAGATATTGAAAGCACAAGACGCCTTGTCGATGAGGTGAAAGATCTGGTCTAG